A part of Populus alba chromosome 8, ASM523922v2, whole genome shotgun sequence genomic DNA contains:
- the LOC118045065 gene encoding ABSCISIC ACID-INSENSITIVE 5-like protein 2, with protein sequence MGMQTMGSQGDGSSHHKQSQFQPLVRQNSMYSLTLDEVQNQLGDLGKPLSSMNLDELLKNVWTVEANRTMGLEVEGTTFANQTALQRQASISLTSALSKKTVDEVWKDIHQSKHDGEMKSRERQPTLGEMTLEDFLVKAGVVAEASVDNKDGGPVVAVDTHAAQQFLQQSQWVQNPPHLQYHHPQQSMMGVYLPGQPMPQPLHMGAGSMMDVSYPENQVTLPPPLMGTLSDTQTPARKRSVPEDMIGKTVERRQKRMIKNRESAARSRARKQAYTNELENKVSRLEEENERLRKRRELENMLPCVRLPEPKHQLRRTASAPF encoded by the exons ATGGGAATGCAGACAATGGGATCTCAAGGTGATGGTAGTAGTCATCATAAGCAATCTCAGTTCCAGCCATTGGTGCGGCAAAACTCGATGTACAGTCTTACTCTTGATGAGGTTCAAAATCAGTTGGGTGACTTGGGAAAACCCCTAAGCAGCATGAATCTTGATGAACTTCTAAAAAATGTGTGGACAGTGGAGGCTAACCGGACTATGGGTTTGGAAGTGGAGGGCACAACATTCGCCAATCAAACTGCTCTGCAACGTCAGGCAAGCATATCATTAACTAGTGCTCTGAGCAAGAAGACAGTTGATGAGGTCTGGAAAGACATCCATCAAAGCAAACATGATGGGGAGATGAAGTCTAGGGAGCGGCAGCCTACTCTGGGAGAGATGACTTTGGAGGATTTCTTGGTAAAAGCAGGAGTTGTAGCTGAAGCATCTGTGGACAATAAAGATGGCGGTCCTGTTGTTGCGGTTGATACACATGCAGCACAACAGTTTCTGCAACAAAGTCAATGGGTGCAAAACCCACCACATCTACAGTATCACCATCCACAACAAAGCATGATGGGGGTTTATTTGCCAGGCCAGCCTATGCCACAGCCACTTCACATGGGGGCTGGTTCTATGATGGATGTTTCGTACCCAGAGAACCAGGTGACGTTACCTCCACCCTTGATGGGGACTTTATCAGATACACAGACACCAGCAAGAAAAAGAAGTGTGCCAGAGGATATGATTGGGAAAACAGTTGAGAGGAGGCAgaagaggatgataaagaaccGTGAATCTGCCGCCCGTTCACGAGCACGGAAGCAGGCTTACACAAATGAGCTGGAGAACAAAGTTTCTCGGCTGGAAGAGGAAAATGAAAGGCTAAGGAAACGAAGG GAGCTTGAGAATATGTTGCCATGTGTCCGTCTCCCCGAACCCAAGCATCAGCTACGCAGAACAGCATCAGCCCCATTCTGA